From the genome of Halorussus caseinilyticus, one region includes:
- a CDS encoding DUF2209 family protein, with protein sequence MDISGRHEESGEYLMVAAAVYASVGTTRLRNVEGMGFATSRNPPTFENAANVVADAVAELPDPPEGPVVAERGEFYEEPEIKVEQFLGPDFKYVESIAERKTVQAAHYAAYAARKLFL encoded by the coding sequence GTGGACATCAGCGGCCGCCACGAGGAGTCCGGCGAGTACCTGATGGTGGCCGCGGCCGTCTACGCCAGCGTCGGCACCACCCGACTCCGGAACGTTGAGGGGATGGGGTTCGCCACGAGTCGGAACCCGCCGACCTTCGAGAACGCCGCGAACGTCGTGGCCGACGCGGTAGCCGAACTGCCCGACCCGCCCGAGGGTCCCGTCGTCGCCGAGAGAGGCGAGTTCTACGAGGAACCGGAAATCAAGGTCGAGCAGTTCCTCGGCCCGGATTTCAAGTACGTCGAGAGTATAGCCGAACGCAAGACCGTACAAGCCGCACACTACGCCGCGTACGCCGCCCGAAAACTGTTCCTATGA